From a region of the Impatiens glandulifera chromosome 4, dImpGla2.1, whole genome shotgun sequence genome:
- the LOC124935743 gene encoding thioredoxin H-type isoform X2, with product MGAEISSMQQRIGSSTKPPPPLPTPVARRTGSVHSFDRKVVVGPPTAGQVHPLPPAAGQVLTFHTPAKWKAHFEASKTNQKLMVINFTASWCSPCQNMIPVISEFSTRYTDVEFVKIDVDELMNVAMEFGVQTMPTFILMKKGKIVDMVTGAKKEELRNKIDKNRNILYSKIMG from the exons atggGAGCAGAGATATCTAGCATGCAACAGAGAATTGGTTCATCTACTAAACCACCACCACCCTTGCCTACGCCGGTTGCTCGTCGAACAGGTTCGGTTCATTCATTCGACCGTAAAGTGGTGGTGGGGCCACCAACCGCCGGTCAGGTTCATCCATTGCCACCAGCCGCC GGTCAGGTTCTTACCTTTCACACTCCGGCCAAATGGAAGGCACACTTTGAAGCCTCCAAAACAAATCAAAAGTTG ATGGTGATAAACTTCACAGCTTCATGGTGTTCACCATGCCAAAACATGATTCCAGTAATTTCCGAATTTTCCACTCGATACACCGATGTCGAGTTCGTCAAGATTGACGTCGACGAACTTAtg aATGTGGCAATGGAGTTTGGGGTGCAGACAATGCCAACATTTATATTGATGAAGAAAGGAAAAATTGTTGATATGGTCACAGGTGCCAAAAAAGAAGAACTTCGGAACAAAATTGACAAAAACCGCAATATTCTCTATTCTAAAATTATGGGCTAG
- the LOC124935743 gene encoding thioredoxin H2 isoform X1, with amino-acid sequence MGAEISSMQQRIGSSTKPPPPLPTPVARRTGSVHSFDRKVVVGPPTAGQVHPLPPAASQVPRLPPAAGQVLTFHTPAKWKAHFEASKTNQKLMVINFTASWCSPCQNMIPVISEFSTRYTDVEFVKIDVDELMNVAMEFGVQTMPTFILMKKGKIVDMVTGAKKEELRNKIDKNRNILYSKIMG; translated from the exons atggGAGCAGAGATATCTAGCATGCAACAGAGAATTGGTTCATCTACTAAACCACCACCACCCTTGCCTACGCCGGTTGCTCGTCGAACAGGTTCGGTTCATTCATTCGACCGTAAAGTGGTGGTGGGGCCACCAACCGCCGGTCAGGTTCATCCATTGCCACCAGCCGCCAGCCAGGTTCCTCGATTGCCACCAGCCGCGGGTCAGGTTCTTACCTTTCACACTCCGGCCAAATGGAAGGCACACTTTGAAGCCTCCAAAACAAATCAAAAGTTG ATGGTGATAAACTTCACAGCTTCATGGTGTTCACCATGCCAAAACATGATTCCAGTAATTTCCGAATTTTCCACTCGATACACCGATGTCGAGTTCGTCAAGATTGACGTCGACGAACTTAtg aATGTGGCAATGGAGTTTGGGGTGCAGACAATGCCAACATTTATATTGATGAAGAAAGGAAAAATTGTTGATATGGTCACAGGTGCCAAAAAAGAAGAACTTCGGAACAAAATTGACAAAAACCGCAATATTCTCTATTCTAAAATTATGGGCTAG
- the LOC124935742 gene encoding uncharacterized protein LOC124935742: protein MELFQNAKAVRLRSSHGKYLHANEDDDSVTQDKDGSSKSSRWTVEFIPNSDNAIRLKSFYGKYLTASNMPFLLGMTGRKVLHTLPPRLDSSIEWEPIKDGNQAKLRTRYGQFLRANGGLPPWRNSVTHDVPHRSSTQDWIFWDVHVMEILVVNSPKVAAPTPTPAAKRQESGVATAAKGGGDGRTIYFKVADDLGNVEEGGEEMNIVFRGNGVDELSRRLEEETGIEDIIVCSKNPLNGKLFPLMLQLPPRSVTMHLVLVPADSKVGRDFEKAGMVL from the exons ATGGAATTATTTCAAAACGCAAAAGCAGTTCGTCTCCGTAGCAGCCATGGTAAATACCTACACGCAAACGAAGACGATGATTCAGTAACACAAGACAAAGACGGATCATCAAAAAGCTCACGTTGGACAGTCGAATTCATCCCAAATTCAGACAACGCAATCCGTTTAAAAAGCTTCTATGGTAAATACCTAACCGCATCAAACATGCCCTTCCTTTTAGGTATGACCGGAAGAAAAGTCCTCCATACCCTCCCTCCTCGTCTAGATTCCTCAATCGAATGGGAACCCATCAAAGACGGAAATCAAGCCAAGCTCCGCACCCGATACGGCCAGTTTCTAAGAGCCAACGGTGGTCTTCCTCCATGGAGAAATTCAGTCACCCATGATGTCCCTCATCGTTCTTCTACTCAAGATTGGATCTTTTGGGATGTTCATGTCATGGAAATCTTAGTTGTTAATTCTCCTAAAGTGGCGGCGCCGACACCGACACCGGCAGCGAAACGACAGGAGTCTGGTGTGGCGACGGCGGCGAAGGGTGGGGGAGATGGGAGGACTATTTATTTTAAGGTGGCGGATGATTTGGGGAATGTTGAAGAAGGGGGAGAGGAGATGAATATTGTGTTTAGAGGAAATGGAGTTGATGAATTGAGTAGGAGATTGGAAGAGGAGACAGGAATTGAAGATATTATTGTGTGTTCTAAGAATCCGTTGAACGGGAAATTGTTTCCACTTATGTTACAACTTCCTCCTAGAAGTGTCACTATGCATCTTGTTCTTGTTCCGGCTGATTCTAAAG tTGGCCGAGATTTCGAGAAAGCAGGAATGGttctctaa
- the LOC124935990 gene encoding hydroxyproline O-galactosyltransferase GALT6-like yields the protein MKQSKLEALMAVSRLKLFRVAMILLFLYLLLMSLEIPLILKDTLDEEDAPGSSLDRHPITIDEVVGDFAKIDKASTSFPQVYTKEYKKVSGLVFDEMPFANGSRDEFSELHKVAALAFSVGKNLWKELDSGKILVELDNKAENLSESCIHSIMKPGQEFRRNGRTMVIPCGLTLGSQITVIGKPYWSHPEYEPKIALLREGETSVMVSQFTVELQGLKTVDGEDPPRILHLNPRLKGDFSGRPVIEQNTCYRMQWGSALRCEGWKSDAGEETVDGQVKCEKWIHDDDNHSQESKSTWWLNRLIGRKTKLTVEWPFPFVEDKLFVLTLRAGLEGFHISVDGRHVTSFPYRTGFSLEDATGLFIKGDVYIHSIFAASLPTSHPSFAPQRHLEMSTKWKAPNLPDKPVHLFIGILSAGNHFAERMALRKSWMQHQLITSLNVVARFFVALHGRNEVNVELMKEAEFFRDIVIVPYMDNYDLVVLKTVAICEFGIHELAANYIMKCDDDTFVRIDVVMKEVKKIRQDKSLYMGNINYYHRPLRHGKWAVTYEEWPEEEYPPYANGPGYVVSSDIAKYIVSNFEKHNLRLFKMEDVSMGMWVENFNKSMTATVEYVHSVKFCQFGCIEDYFTAHYQSPKQMICLWDRLQLQRKPTCCNMR from the exons atgaagcaATCGAAGCTTGAAGCGTTAATGGCAGTCAGCAGACTGAAATTATTTCGAGTAGCGATGATACTCTTGTTTCTCTATCTCCTTCTTATGAGTTTAGAAATCCCTCTCATTCTCAAAGACACCTTAGACGAAGAAGACGCGCCTGGTTCTTCTCTCGACCGTCATCCCATCACCATCGACGAAGTGGTCGGAGATTTCGCCAAAATAGACAAAGCTTCGACAAGTTTCCCGCAGGTATATACCAAAGAGTACAAGAAAGTGTCCGGTCTTGTGTTCGACGAAATGCCATTTGCTAACGGAAGCAGGGATGAGTTCTCCGAGCTTCATAAAGTCGCCGCGCTCGCGTTTTCAGTTGGAAAAAACTTATGGAAGGAACTTGACTCAGGGAAAATCCTTGTTGAATTAGATAACAAGGCTGAGAATTTGTCTGAATCTTGTATTCATTCAATCATGAAACCAGGTCAGGAATTTCGTAGAAATGGTCGAACAATGGTGATCCCTTGTGGGTTAACATTAGGATCTCAGATTACAGTTATTGGAAAACCTTATTGGTCTCATCCAGAATACGAACCTAAGATAGCATTGTTAAGAGAAGGAGAGACTAGTGTAATGGTCTCTCAATTCACTGTTGAGTTGCAGGGATTAAAGACTGTTGATGGTGAAGACCCACCAAGGATTCTTCATCTCAATCCAAGATTGAAAGGTGATTTTAGTGGCCGACCTGTAATTGAGCAGAACACTTGCTACAGAATGCAGTGGGGATCTGCATTGAGATGCGAAGGTTGGAAGTCTGATGCTGGTGAAGAAACAG TGGATGGGCAGGTGAAGTGTGAAAAGTGGATTCACGACGATGATAATCACTCTCAGGAATCAAAATCTACGTGGTGGCTTAACAGATTGATTGGTCGGAAGACAAAACTAACTGTCGAATGGCCATTCCCATTTGTAGAAGACAAGTTATTTGTCCTCACTTTAAGAGCAGGCTTAGAAGGTTTCCATATTAGCGTTGATGGGAGACATGTTACTTCTTTTCCTTATCGAACT GGATTCTCTCTTGAAGATGCAACAGGACTATTTATAAAAGGGGATGTTTATATTCATTCTATTTTTGCTGCATCATTACCCACTTCACATCCAAGTTTTGCGCCTCAAAGGCATCTAGAAATGTCGACTAAATGGAAAGCACCTAACCTTCCTGATAAGCCTGTTCATCTTTTTATCGGTATCCTTTCAGCTGGCAACCATTTTGCTGAAAGGATGGCTTTGAGGAAATCTTGGATGCAACATCAATTGATTACGTCGCTAAATGTCGTGGCTCGTTTCTTCGTAGCATTG CATGGAAGGAATGAAGTGAATGTGGAACTAATGAAAGAAGCCGAGTTCTTTAGAGACATTGTGATTGTGCCCTACATGGATAATTATGACCTTGTTGTACTGAAGACTGTCGCTATCTGTGAATTTGGG attCACGAACTTGCTGCAAATTACATTATGAAGTGTGACGATGACACATTTGTTAGAATAGATGTTGTGATGAAGGAAGTTAAGAAAATCCGCCAAGATAAGAGCTTATATATGGGAAACATTAATTACTACCATAGACCTTTACGCCATGGTAAATGGGCAGTTACATATGAG GAATGGCCAGAGGAAGAATACCCCCCTTATGCAAATGGGCCAGGTTATGTGGTGTCTTCGGACATTGCTAAGTATATTGTATCAAATTTCGAGAAACATAACCTAAGA TTGTTCAAGATGGAAGATGTTAGCATGGGAATGTGGGTTGAGAATTTCAACAAATCAATGACGGCGACAGTTGAGTATGTACATAGTGTGAAATTCTGCCAGTTTGGGTGCATTGAAGATTATTTTACTGCACATTATCAATCACCAAAACAAATGATCTGTTTATGGGATAGATTGCAATTACAGAGAAAACCGACATGCTGCAACatgagatga